The window GCGCTCGTGCTCCGGCACGTCGGCGAGCACAGGGGCAGCCTGCAGCTCGGCCAGCGCGAACTGGTCGGAGACCTCACGCAGCACCTGCGAAAGCGGCACCCCGAGGGCGCCGCAGATGGATGCCAGCAGCTCGGAGGACGCCTCCTTCTGGCCACGCTCCACCTCGGACAGGTAACCAAGTGAGACACGCGCCAACGTGGACACCTCACGGAGAGTGCGCCCCTGCCGCACGCGCAACCGCCTCAGCACGTCACCGAGCAGCTGACGCAGCAAAATCATCTGTCGCTCCCTCCCCGGCGTGGATGTCTTCACCACGCCCCGCGCGATCGGGTCGTGCCGCCCGTCCTTCTTCTTAGCTTCGTACATGCTCCTCGCCGTCATCATCGGGCGCTGCCGCCCATGGCCCGCAACACGTGGCTCGTCGCGTGACACATCAGGCCCGCCTGCCGGGCGCTCGCTGCTTGCAGTTGGCTCACGGACCTCACTCACAGCTCCACCGTACCCGCATCCACCGACACGGCGTCAGACCGTGCCTGGCATGTTCGCTCGGGACGTAACACGGTAATCACCCGGAATGTTCCCCCTTGCTCGTCTTCAGCACACCTGTCAGGAGATCGACTGCCTCGTCCACCGTCTTTACCCTGATACGTTCACGCGACCCCTGGAGTCTCAGATCACGGGACCATATTTCTCCGCCGGGACCGCACACCGCCACGTGCACGGTGCCGACCGGCTTGCCGTCCTGCGGCTCCGGCCCGGCCACCCCCGTCACGGCCAGCCCGTACGTGGCCCCGCACAGCCGCGCGACCCCCGTCGCCATCGCCGCCGCCACCCGCGGGTGCACGGCCCCCTCCCGCCGCAGCAGGTCGTCGGGCACGGCCAGCAGCGCGTGCTTGAGATCGGTGGCGTAGGAGATGACCCCGCCCCGGAACGCCTTCGACGAGCCGGGCACCGCGGTGAAGGTCGCGCCGATCAGCCCGCCCGTCAGCGACTCGGCCACGGCCACCGTCGCCGACCGCCCGATCAGCAGGGAGATCGCCTCGTCGGCTCCTGCCATGCCCTTCCCCCCACCGGTGCCGGAAGTGTGTCAGGTCTCTCAGTCCGGTCTCTCTGGTCTACGGTCTCTCTAGTCTCCGCGCGCCCGCCGCGCCACCTTGCGCAGCTTGACGGCGCGGACCACGTAGTCGACGCCGGTGGCGACGGTCACGACGAGGGCGGCGCCCATCACGACCCAGCGCAGCGGATCGTAGCCGACCGGAAGGATGTAGAGGACGATGGCCGCGATCTGCAGCACGGTCTTGACCTTGCCGCCGTAGCTCGCCGGGATGACCGCCCGCCGGATCAGTACGAGCCGCAGCACCGTGATGCCGAGCTCGCGCCCCAGAATCACCAGCGTCACCCACCACGGCAGCTCGCCGAGGACCGACAGCGACACCAGGGCCGCGCCGGTGAGCGCCTTGTCGGCGATCGGATCGGCGATCTTGCCGAAGTCGGTGATCAGCCCGTAGCGCCTGGCCAGCTCGCCGTCGAGGTGGTCGGTGATCGACGCCACCGTGAAGACGGCCAGGGCGCCCAGGCGCCAGCCCGTGCCCGGCAGGAACAGGCAGACGACGAAAAAGGGGACGAGCGCCAACCGGAGAACCGTGAGGATGTTGGCGATGTTCCACGGGCTCACCACGCGGCGCTCGTCCCTGGTCATGGACCGGCCTTGATGCGCGCGATCAGGTCGACCCCCTCGGCGTCGACCACGACGGCGCGCACGATCTGCCCCCGGACCAGGCCGATGCCCTGGACCGTGACGGACCCGTCGACCTCGGGACCCTGGTGTGCGGCCCGTCCCTCATAGCCGCCGTCGCCCAGGTCGTCGTCGATGAGCACGTCCACCTCGGTGCCGATGCGCTCCTCGGCACGCTGCGAGGTCAGCTCCTCGGCCAGCTCCGTCAGGACGCGCACCCGTTCGTCGACCACGTCCTGGTCGAGCTTGCCGTCGAAGCCGGCCGCCTCGGTGCCGTCCTCGTCGGAGTAGCCGAACACGCCGATCACGTCGAGCCTGGCCCGCTCCAGGAAGCCCACCAGCTCGCCGAACTCCTCCTCGGTCTCCCCGGGGAAGCCCACGATGAAGTTGGAGCGCACACCCGCCTCGGGGGCGCGCTCGCGGATCGACTCCAGCAGCCCGAGGAAGCGCTCCGGGTCGCCGAAGCGGCGCATCCGGCGCAGCACGGTGCCGCTGGCGTGCTGGAACGACAGGTCGAAGTAGGGGACGACGCCCTCGGTGCCCGCGAGCACGTCGATCAGGCCGGGCCGCAGCTCGGCCGGCTGGAGGTAGCTGGCCCGCACCCGCTCGATGCCCTCGACGCCGGCCAGCCGGGGCAGCAGCTTCTCCAGCGCCCTGAGGTCGCCGAGGTCCTTGCCGTAGGAGGTGGAGTTCTCGCTCACCAGGACCAGCTCGCGGACGCCGCGGTGGGCCAGCCAGTCGGCCTCGGCCAGCAGCTCCTCGGGGTCGCGCGAGACGTAGGCGCCGCGGAAGGCGGGGATGGCGCAGAACGTGCAGCGCCGGTCGCAGCCGGAGGCCAGCTTGAGCGAGGCCACGGGACTCTCGTCGAGCCGCTTGCGCAGCACGCGCGGGCCGCTCGCGGGCGCGAGGCCGGCGGGCAGGTCTCCGTGGCCGGGAATGGCCGCCTTGGGGGCGCTGGCACGATCCACCGGCGAGATGGGCAGCAAGGTGCGGCGGTCACGTGGCGTGTGCGGCGTGAGGGGCCGGCCCGCGAGCACGTCGTCGAGACGGCCCCCGATCTCGGCGTAGTCGTCGAAGGAGATCACCGCGCTGGCCTCGGGCAGCGCCTCGGCCAGTTCGTTGCCGTAGCGCTCGGCCATGCAGCCGGCGGCGACCACCTTGGCGCCGGAGTCGGCCGCGGCGAGCAGCGTGTCGATGGAGTCCTTCTTCGCCGAGTCGATGAAGCCGCACGTGTTGACGACGACGACGTCGGGGTCGTCGTCGCCGAGCTGCCAACCGGCAGCCTCAAGTCGCGCGGCCAGCTCCTCGGAGTCGACCTCGTTGCGGGCGCAGCCCAGCGTGATCAGCGATGCGGTTCGGCGGGATGACATGGTGAACACTACGGTATCGGGAGTTGGCCACCGCCTGATGCACCGGCTACCGGGCTCGCGACTTGGGCGGCCCGAACGAGCGCCGCACGGCCTCGCCGCTCGCGCCGGCCGGGCCGAGGTCCTTGCCGTTGACCTGCAGTGTCACGGCACCGCCGTCGCCCAGGAGCAGACTGATCCGCTTCGGGGCACGCCAGGTGACCGTCTTGCCGGCCGCCAAGGTGCCGGCGAAGAGCCTGCGGCCCTCGGCGTCGCGGACGTCGACGTAGGAGGAGCGGCCGGCCTTGGCCTCGACGACGACCTGCCCCTTGACGGCCGCCGCCCGCTTGCCGCGGCCGGCTCCCCGCGTGGCGGGCGCGGTGGGCGTCGCCGAGATCCGGACGCCGGCCGAGCGCACCTTCTCCGGCTCGCCGCCCATCACCCTGACCACGCCGAAGACGACGACGATGGCCAGCGCCACCCCGAGCGCGGTGGTCCAGTTGGGTCCGCGCCGCTCGACCAGCTTGATCCGGCGGTCGGCCTGGAACACGGCGGCGGCCCGGACAGGGGCGGGCGCCCCGCCGTGCTGGTCGTCGAAGAGGTGGACCATCGCCTCGGGATCGAGCCCGACGGCCCGCGCGAGGGCCTTGACGTGCCCGCGCTCGTAGAAGTCGCCTCCACACTGTGAGAAGTCGTCACGCTCGATCGCGTAGATGATGGCCTCGCGGATGCGGGTGGCGGCGCTCAGCTGCGCGACCGTCATCCCCGCCGCCGCCCTGGCCGCCGCCAGCCTGGCTCCTATGCTCTGATCCTCCACGACACGCGCCTCCCAGCCCCCGACGATGCGTAGTTAGTCATATTCAACCAGTAATCATCGGGCAGGCGTGCATCGGGGTCATTCGCCACGCAAGTCGGCCAGCAGCGCGGCCAGGTCGTCGGGCTTCACGAGCACCTCGCGGGCCTTGGAACCCTCGCTGGGGCCGACCACCTCGCGGCTCTCCAGCAGGTCCATCAGCCGGCCGGCCTTGGCGAAGCCGACCCGCAGCTTGCGCTGCAGCATCGAGGTGGAGCCGAACTGGGTCGTCACGATCAGCTCGGCCGCCTGGACGAGCAGGTCGAGGTCGTCGCCGATGTCCTCGTCGATCTCGCGCTTGGTGGAGACCGCCGCCGTCACGTCGGGCCGGTACTCGGCCTGCATCTGCGTCTTGCAGTGCGTGACGATCTCGCCGATCTCCTTCTCGGACACGAACGCGTTCTGGATGCGGATGGGCTTGCTGGCGCCCATCGGCAGGAACAGCGCGTCACCCTGGCCGACGAGCTTGTCGGCGCCGGGCTGGTCGAGGATGACCCGCGAGTCGGTGAGCGAGGACACGGCGAACGCCAGCCGGGACGGCACGTTGGCCTTGATGAGGCCGGTGACGACGTCCACGCTGGGCCGCTGGGTGGCGATGACGAGGTGGATGCCGGCGGCGCGGGCGAGCTGCGTGATGCGCACGATCGAGTCTTCGACGTCGCGCGGCGCGACCATCATCAGGTCGGCCAGCTCGTCGACGATGACGAGCAGGTAGGGGTAGGGCTGGTAGACCCGCTCGCTGCCCGGTGGCGGCTGCAGCTTGCCGGCCCGCACGGCCTTGTTGAACTCGTCGACGTGCCGGAACCCGCTGGCCGCCAGGTCGTCGTAGCGGCGGTCCATCTCGCCCACCACCCACTCGAGGGCTTCGGCGGCCTTCTTGGGGTTGGTGATGATGGGCGTGATCAGGTGCGGGATGCCCTCGTAGACCGACAGCTCCACGCGCTTGGGGTCGACCAGCACCATCCGCACCTCGTCGGGCGTGGCCCGCATGAGGATGGAGGTGATGAGGCCGTTGACGCAGACCGACTTGCCCGCGCCCGTCGCGCCCGCGATCAGCAGGTGGGGCATCTTGGCGAGGTTGGCGACGATGGTGCGGCCCTCGACGTCCTTGCCGAGCCCCACGA is drawn from Nonomuraea muscovyensis and contains these coding sequences:
- a CDS encoding CinA family protein, translating into MAGADEAISLLIGRSATVAVAESLTGGLIGATFTAVPGSSKAFRGGVISYATDLKHALLAVPDDLLRREGAVHPRVAAAMATGVARLCGATYGLAVTGVAGPEPQDGKPVGTVHVAVCGPGGEIWSRDLRLQGSRERIRVKTVDEAVDLLTGVLKTSKGEHSG
- the pgsA gene encoding CDP-diacylglycerol--glycerol-3-phosphate 3-phosphatidyltransferase; translated protein: MTRDERRVVSPWNIANILTVLRLALVPFFVVCLFLPGTGWRLGALAVFTVASITDHLDGELARRYGLITDFGKIADPIADKALTGAALVSLSVLGELPWWVTLVILGRELGITVLRLVLIRRAVIPASYGGKVKTVLQIAAIVLYILPVGYDPLRWVVMGAALVVTVATGVDYVVRAVKLRKVARRARGD
- a CDS encoding helix-turn-helix domain-containing protein; protein product: MEDQSIGARLAAARAAAGMTVAQLSAATRIREAIIYAIERDDFSQCGGDFYERGHVKALARAVGLDPEAMVHLFDDQHGGAPAPVRAAAVFQADRRIKLVERRGPNWTTALGVALAIVVVFGVVRVMGGEPEKVRSAGVRISATPTAPATRGAGRGKRAAAVKGQVVVEAKAGRSSYVDVRDAEGRRLFAGTLAAGKTVTWRAPKRISLLLGDGGAVTLQVNGKDLGPAGASGEAVRRSFGPPKSRAR
- a CDS encoding helix-turn-helix domain-containing protein, with the protein product MILLRQLLGDVLRRLRVRQGRTLREVSTLARVSLGYLSEVERGQKEASSELLASICGALGVPLSQVLREVSDQFALAELQAAPVLADVPEHERIPMAESVPGSISDTVFPEVKDMVAA
- the rimO gene encoding 30S ribosomal protein S12 methylthiotransferase RimO — translated: MSSRRTASLITLGCARNEVDSEELAARLEAAGWQLGDDDPDVVVVNTCGFIDSAKKDSIDTLLAAADSGAKVVAAGCMAERYGNELAEALPEASAVISFDDYAEIGGRLDDVLAGRPLTPHTPRDRRTLLPISPVDRASAPKAAIPGHGDLPAGLAPASGPRVLRKRLDESPVASLKLASGCDRRCTFCAIPAFRGAYVSRDPEELLAEADWLAHRGVRELVLVSENSTSYGKDLGDLRALEKLLPRLAGVEGIERVRASYLQPAELRPGLIDVLAGTEGVVPYFDLSFQHASGTVLRRMRRFGDPERFLGLLESIRERAPEAGVRSNFIVGFPGETEEEFGELVGFLERARLDVIGVFGYSDEDGTEAAGFDGKLDQDVVDERVRVLTELAEELTSQRAEERIGTEVDVLIDDDLGDGGYEGRAAHQGPEVDGSVTVQGIGLVRGQIVRAVVVDAEGVDLIARIKAGP